acctccatctctacattaaaaaaaaaaacaaaaaaaaaacagtagggcatggtagcccatgcctgtagtctcagatattAGGGTATTAGGgatgctgaggagggaggattgcttgagcccaggaggtcaaggctgcagtgagccatgatcatgccactccactccagcctgggcaacagaatgagactgtctcagaaacaaaaaggaaaacccCCCAAACCCCAAATGTTTAGTTCTATACACATAGGAGATACTTAGTAAAAGTTTGTTGAATAGATGAACTGCTGCCTTATTTATGCATGAATACATCAAATATCTATTGAGCTTCGTTTTCAGGCACAATACTAGATCCTGGAGCTGTAATGGTGAGCAAGCCAGATATGCTCTCTGCCTTGATAAAGCTTATAACCAAGTGAAGGGGAGactaagtacacacacacacatagcaaAGTACAAGGTTTTATGAGACCATTTAATAGAGGACTTCtcttagtttttttgaggaagtaGAGGTACAGGCTAGAAAAGTTGACATCTGAATGGTGAGTAGAATGAGCAGAAGTTGGGGAAAGGGGATGGGAGAATGTGCCTTGCAAAGGATTTATAGGAAAATCCTGACCTTCCCAACCCAATCCTCATTAATTCCCTAATCCTGGCCCTCAAATCCTAAATTCACTGTTGGTATCATTGCCTTTTACTCTCTCCACTTTTTCGTTCTGATCCCAGATGGGTACATATGTCTAGAAACTCTGAGATGCTCCATAGATACAGAGAACTCTTAACccattattttgtaaattaaaaaatagaaaatataggcTTGTTCTAAAAATCCAAACAGCACAGATAGATGTGATATGTAAAGTAAAAACCTTACCACATGTTATCCCATACCTCAGAAACAATTACTCATTATGGTTTGGGCATAGATCTTTCCAGGCCTTTTTCTATATGTTTGTCCATTTGTGTGTTATAtactatacataaaatattttttgcaaaaaTTAGATCATAGCATATATTTTACAGctctttttcttcagttaatatggaaacttctttgttttcacCATAGATCTGATACTTTCTTTTAAATGGCTGCACGATATTCTATTTAACTGTCatcagtttatttattattattattatttttcgagaccgagtctcactctgttgcccaggctggagtgcagtggtgcgatcttggctcacagcaacctctgcctcccgggctcaaatgattctcctgtctcagcctcccaagtagctgggattacaggggcatgccaccacacctggcttttttttttttttttttttttttttttttaagcgaagactgggtttcaccacattggccaggctggtcttgaactcctgacctcaagtgatccacctgccttggcctcccaaagtgctgggattatagacgtgagccaccgcgcccagcctagctATCATCAGTTTAAACAATCCCTTATCGACTGACACTTAAGATTATTATTCCATGTTTGGTTATTATGCAGTGAACTTATATTTGAATTTGAGTTGTGAACTCTAAATGCACATTGTTTTAGGTCCAGTACTTACCACAGGTAGGTCATGGGAACTCTGAGGCTCTGTAATTTCTGAGCTCTCAGGATGAATAGGTGAAAATAGTCTGTATACATTTTTTGAGTCAGGGGATTTTTAGAAAGATTCAGGGCATCAAGAAAATACTATAAATGAAGTTAGGTGTTTAACTGGCAGGTGATTCCTTAGAAGCGTGAAATACTTTTTGTTTACAGTAGACTAAGTGATTGGTTTTGGTGCCAGGCCTCAAAATCTACTTTTCTATTGGACCTTACTACATAGAGTCACTCTCTTTTCCCTTCTTAGGTACTCCTTTTATTCCGTCCGGCATGATGCTATACTTCTCTGATggggtagagatgaggttttcaGGACTTTGCAGACAAGAAATAAGTCTCCCTTTAATTTTGTGCCTCTAGAACATGGTAGGTTAGTTCACCTGCCCTCTTGATCATCTCAACCTTTGGACTTTGCAGGTGAGCTGCGTTCTCTACGGGAGGAGATTTCCCTGTTAGAGCATGAGAAAGAAAGCGAACTTAAGGAAATAGAACGGGAATTGCATTTGGCCCAGGCTGAGATCCAGAGTCTGCGGCAAGCAGCAGAGGATTCTGCAACTGAACATGAGAGTGACATAGCATCCCTGCAGGAGGATCTCTGCCGGATGCAGAATGAACTTGAAGACATGGAACGCATTCGGGGAGATTATGAGATGGAGATTGCCTCCCTCCGTGCAGAAATGGAAATGAAGAGCTCTGAACCATCCAGTAGTTTAGGTCTCTCAGATTACTCTGGGTTGCAAGGTATGAGAGCCATCAAGTGGGTCAGTAAAGTCAAGCAGAGGAAAGGAGATAATATATAGGAAAATGGTAGAAGGTGGTGTTAGATCATGAATTGGGAATCTCTAGAAAAAACCTCTAGGTTGAATTCAAGACTGTAgggggccaggcgtgatggttcatgcctgtaatcccagaactttgggaggccaagatgggaggatcactcgagcccaggcaTTCAcgagcagcctgggcaaccaagtgagaccctatctctttctaaaagaaaaatttaaataaaatttttgaaaagacagTAAAGGGGAAAAACCTACCCAGATGTTACATAACCAGTCCATGGTGGTGTAAGAAATAGCACCATGGAGAGGTACCCTGGGAATTCTTCAGAGAGTCATTGGGTCTTTGTTGATTTGACTATGGGAAAACCCTTCCTGGGAAAATTTCCAGCTCTAGGATGGGCAAAGAGGGACCTGTCACCTTGGGAAactcttcctgctgccttggcatCATGGTGCTTTGCCTGGAATGCTTTATAGGGGACCTCTGGCCCTGCTTCCAGGTGCAGGGATGCTAATTCTTAGGTTCCATTAGCTCTCCTCAAAATAGAAGCTTTGGGGGGCAACAAATCAGAGCAAAAGACAGCTAGAGAAGAAAAGTTATTCCGAGTGATACATGAGGTACCCAAAAGCCTAGAGCCCTGCTTTCAGACAGTGAGTCTCCCAGCTAGTTGCTAGGATTCATGACATCAGAGAGTTTGCTTTTATTCTGAGGCTAGATTTATGATCTGAGTATAATGGAGGTCCTATATTTGGCCAGGTCAAGCAGAGGCAATCAACAAGGATTCAAAGAACTGCAAGTTTTTCCAGCTGTATCAAGCCTCTCAGAAGAGCCTTTAgattaaatggtgctgggagaggaAGGTTGGCACAGTGGGAAGGCTTGGGCTGGAGTCAAACGGACCTGAGTTCAGTATCTCAGCTCCACTAATTAGCAGGATGAACGTAGGAGGTCTGGTTACGGtctttctctgagcctgtttctatatccaggatatgaaatcaaaattggttaataaaaccttatagctAGATGGGATCCTGAAACAGGAAAAGGACCTTAGGGAAAATGTAGAGAAATCCAAGTAAACTGtggagtttagttaatagtaatgtatcAATATTTGATTCCTTAGTCATAATAGGTATATCATGGTGATGTAAGATGTTGACAATTAGGGAAATTGGGTGAGAACCCTCCCAGGaaactctgtactatctttgcaactttttttgtaaatctaaaactattctaaaattcaaagtttatttaaagaaaaaaaaaaccttacagaGCTATTttgggaattaaatgaaatgtgaagcATGTTGAAATCACTTGCACACTTACCAAATCTGAGGCTGAAACTATCAAGTCTAATGCTTAGCGCATGGTTAGTTTTCATTAAAGATtagtttccttcctcccttctatGGTAATCTGCAGTATTCTAAGGAATTCTGATTAGAATTAAGAGGAAACATTAGAAGTTACTTTTAGGGTGTTGAATCTTCCAGCAGGTAAGATAGGTCTTGTGTTCTAATTAGAGCAAGTTAGTGTTCTTTAAATATCGGTAGAATTAATGTTCTAAGAGGCataattctttttcaattttttgcaagtggacacagagtctcgctctgttacccaggctggtctcgaactcctgggctctaatgatcctcctaccttggccttccaaaatgttgggatcacAAGTgtaaaccactgcacctggccaacctaATTCTTAATCATGAAGCGACAAAACAGATACACGTGTTTGTATCATCACAGCCTTAAAagtgggcatggtgactcatgcctgtactcccagcactttgggaggccgaggcaggtggatcacttgagcccgggaattggaaaccagcctgggcaatgtggtgaaaccccatctttacaaaaaaattcaaaaattagccgagcttggtgatgcgtgcctatagtcacagttacttgggaggctgaggtgggaggatcacctgagtccagggaggtcaaggatgcagtgagccatgactgtgccactgcactctggtctggaTGGCAGAGTaagactatctcaaaacaaaacaaaaccaaaaaggaaaaagtatagGTATAGGTGACTAGTGCTTAGAGACATGCGCTGGATTATTTCAACCGGATCTCTTCTAATGCTTGAGGATGATATGTGAGTCTGGTTAGGATGGGCCTGTCAGCAGATAAAAGGCCATTAGAaagaattccctttttttttttttttttttgagacagagtctcattctcttgcccaggctggagtgcagtggcacagtcttggctcactgcaacctctgcctcctgggtttaagcaattctcctacttcaacctcctgagtagctgggactacaggtatgcaccaccacgcctggttactttttgcatttttagtagagacagggtttttgccatattggccaggctggtctcaaactcctgacctcaagtgatctgcccacctcggcctcccaaagtgttgggattacaggcttgagccactatgcctggcaagAATTCTTTACCACATCCAGACCAATGTATTTGGTGTGGGAATAAAGGATATAAAAGGAAACTCAGAATGCCTGAAAGGCAGGTACTGGCAGTCACATCTGACAGTTCACATCTCTCAGCTTTTTGTACTAAAAGCATAATTGGAAGGTAATCATAAACAGTTGAATGGAAATTTTACATACAATAAACCCAAAAGTTaattaaactttcaaaaattCCTAAAAGTTCAAGAGTCTGCTTCGGTTGAGGCTTTGAAGATGAGCACACAGGGCAAATCTTCAGGGCAGATGAGAAGAAGGACAGCTattgggaagaggagaaagactCACTGCACTGTGGAATTTCCTGGGCCCTGTCTTCTAAGCCTCTatctcttttctgtctttagaaaaaaagaagctcTTTAACCTTCTGCTCTCAGGTTTCAAGACAGGAAAACTGGGGGCTGGTCATCAGtgctttcctttcctcctggtctcatctctctctgcctgtcctcTGCAGAAGAACTGCAGGAGCTGCGGGAACGCTACCATTTCCTGAATGAGGAATACCGGGCCCTGCAGGAGAGCAACAGCAGCCTCACGGGGCAGCTTGCAGATCTGGAGAGTGAGAGGTACAGCTGTCTCTGGAGAGTGAGAGGTCATGGGGTTCCACAGGACTCTGCCTTACCTTGGGCTTTCCCTGAAGGCAGATGCCAGGGCAGTGAGCGTTCCTCTGCTCCTGGAGACCCAGTCCTTTCCGTGGTTTCCAAAGGATACAGATACCACCTACAAGCAGACATGGGGATCCGACCCAATTATCTCAAGACTAGAGGGAGTGAGTTCTGAAGTTTACTTCTGCTCTAGGCACTGGGTTCTGGTTTGCTCTGCCCTAAAGTGGATCAGAAGAGATTATTTTACTGTCCGCATAGACTCGTTTCAGTCTAATGGCAGGCACAATGCTTCCAGATTGGAGTGGGCTTGACTAGGCCTAGCCTCAAAACTAACTGGACTGGCACTCTAAGGGTCTCCCAGAGCCAAACACACCTTTGCAGATTGAGGGGCTGGAGACTTTCTGTAGTCTTCTAAGCATGTTTATCTGAGCGGTGAGTCACAATAGAAGACCCCCTACTATCTTTGGCCTAAAATGAAGGTATCGGGACCAAGCATGCATGGCTGGTGATGCCAGGCAGAACTCCCTTCAAGCATAGCTCTGCGGTTCTGGATTGCAGGACACAGAGAGCAACAGAGAGATGGCTGCAGTCCCAAACACTGAGTATGACGTCAGCAGAGTCTCAGACTTCAGAAATGGATTTCTTAGAGCCTGATCCTGAAATGCAGTTGTTACGGCAGCAGCTACGGGATGCTGAAGAGCAGATGCATGGCATGAAGAACAAGGTAGGGCACAGAGGGTGGGGAAGGCAGGCacatttcttgtctttctttcacCTTCTCCCAGCCTGTGGTAGAAACATCTCCATAGGCATGCACTGTGGAGGGAGGTAGTACTCTGGGGTCTTACTTGCCTGATGTAAATCTTCCAGTCAGAGCACCATGCTTTCCCCAAGCTTGTTCTTGGAGCACATGTGGTATCTGTAGTAAACAAGCCTCCCTGTTCCATTTCCCACATAGTGTCAGGAATTGTGTTGTGAGTTGGAAGAGCTACAGCATCATCGCCAGGTCAGTGAGGAGGAGCAGAGGCGGCTGCAGAGGGAACTCAAGTGTGCTCAGAATGAGGTGCTTCGGTTTCAGACCTCCCACAGTGTCACCCAGGTAAACACTGCCCGGGGAGGCATCTGGGATGGGGGCAGAAGGGCTTCATGGAGGGGCTGCTTCAACCGGGGTGGGCACAGTGAGTATGGCTGTGCTCTGCCGACTCTTGCCCTGCAACTGGGCACAGTCTGCTGGAAACCAACTGTAGAAGTCATATAGCACTGCATTCTAGAAATGGTGGTCATTACTGAGTGTCCGTCtcacagaagaaaccaaaccctAGACCTGTGGGAGCTCCTCAAGATGTCTGCATCTGCAAAGGAACCCAACTGATCCGTAGAAAGATCTGCTGTTTCTTGAGAGTAACTGTTCTACTCACATCCTCCCTACCACAGAACGAGGAGCTGAAATCCAGACTCTGTACCCTGCAGAAAAAATATGATACTAGCCAGGATGAGCAGAACGAGCTCTTGAAGATGCAGCTGCAACTTCAGACTGAGCTCCGGCAGCTCAAAGTCATGAAATCTACACTTGTAGAAAACCAGAGTGAGAAGGTAACAGCAACCAGAGGTGAGGGGACAACTTAGGTGCTAAGGGCATCCTTCTGAGGTTTTGGGGAAGGTGGATAAGAGTAGTGAGTTAAAAATAATTCCAGCAACCACATAGGCAGCACCACAGGTAAAGAACTCCAGCCCTGCTCGAGTACTACATTAGATATGAGGACATTAGGAAGTGAAGGGCAGGAAGAAGCAAATCTTAGACTGTTGGTGTCAAGTGACTCACACAGAAGAGTGAGTGGGTTAAGGAGCCCAAAGGCACTGCCCAAAGCCCCCTCTACCATAGGAGTTACTGTGCCGGCTGCAGAAGCTGCAGCTCCAGCACCAGAACGTCACATGTGAGAAGGAAAAGCTGCTGGAAcggcagcagcagctgcaggaggAGCTGCAGTGCCATGAGGCAGAGCTGCAGCACCTCAGGGATACGGTGGCCTCCTTCAAAGAGAGCAGTGAGAAGGTAAAAGAAGCTCCTGGTGAGGGAGGATGTAGCCAGGCATCATCTTGTGTGAGGGTGAGAGcgcagaggaggagagggaatggTAGGAGTGTGGAGGAGCTGGCAGTGAGGGGGCCAAAGAGGTGCTTAGGAGAAAGGTGACCTCGGGGAGTCACAAGGCTCTCAGCTTCCTTtgattttaaatcagaaaagcaGCATATAAAAAGGAAGTCCCTTtgcctccccacctcccaaaaAAGGAAGCCCCAGAggtctgtgtttttttaaaattatttttacatttatttatttatttaactggaAAGGCGACACTGGGAAGGTCTGTGTTTCAAGCCTGTCAGGGACGGGTCCATCTTGGGTATCTATCCCTGGCTGGGATGAAATTGGGGCTGAGAAGGACAAGGGAAGATGGGTTCCCTTCATCCCCACCTGGGAGGAGAGAGTCCAGCAGCAGGAGCGCCTGGGGTGATGGCCaggcctgcctccccttcccaggaCACAGAGACGCACACTCAGCTTCAGGAGATGAAGCACCTGTACCAGGCCAGCAAGGATGAGCTGGAGCGGCAGAAGCACATGTATGACCAGCTGGAGCAGGACCTCCTGCTCTGCCAGCTGGAGCTGAAAGAGCTCAAGGCCTCCCAGCCCATTCTGGAGGACAAAGGAAAGTGTGCTAATAAGGTAATTGTTCAGAGAGGTGACAGCTCCTGGGCACTTGCTCCAGAGAGAGGAGGTACAGAGGCAAAAAGTGAAGGCACCCAACCCAAGGGCTTGATGGGCTTCCTaggcaggaagcagaggcagggccACATGCTGCTAACTTCAAAACAGTTTGCCCTGACCATGACTTTGAGCCAGAGCCACAGCTTAGTAGGATCAATACCTTTGGATCCCAGTCTGAACCCCTGAAGGTTTTACACGATTCCATGTATGTGGATATTTATACAATGGTATTAGAACTGTAGTGATATCTAGTCGTTCTTGGAGAGGAACATATGCATGGGCCCATTACACAACTATTATTGTTGGAACTAGAGAAAGGGGCCAGTTTTCTGGATCAGATTGCAAATGCTCTCATAAAGGGGTACAGTCTTGTGCCCAGAGCGCTGATTGGGCAAGAGAAGGACCTAGGCTCTTCTCGGATTTATTCTGTGACTTTGAAGtagttaaattcttttttttttgagacggagtctcactctgtcgcccaggctggagtgcagtgacacgatctcagctcactgcagcctccacctcctgggttcaagtgattctcctgtcttagcctcccgagtagctgggactacaggcacatgccatcgtgcctggctaatttttgtatttttaattgagaccgggtttcgccgtgttggtcaggctggtctcgaactcctgacctcaggtgatccacctgcctcggcctcccaaggtgctgggattacaggcatgagctgccatgccctgCCAGTAATTAAATTGTTGAAGGTTGAATTGTGCCCTCTTTAAATGGAAGAGAATACTACTCTTAACTCACTTCCTTTTAGCAGTAAATCCTGGTAGTGATAAATAAggccttattcattttttttcttttccatcgtGTATAAAACGCAAGCTGTTATCATTTATCCTGTTGAGCACTTTCAGCTCCTGATTACTGATGGGAAATGGAAAGGTGTTGAAGCATGTTGGAGAAGAGGCCCAGGAGTCTCTAAAGATAGTGGAGCTGGTCACATTCTGCCAGAAAACTCAGTAGTTCCTGTCCCTGGGGAAAGGCCTTTAGGAGACAGAGGACTGGGAAGGTTATTTGGGCCGCCTCAGCAGTCTCTTTGCGTTTCTATATCCAGGCTCACGTTTCCTCCTTTTTCCACTTCTACTCAATTTAGGAGCCCAGGTGATCCGTGACTTGCTCGTCACCTCTTCCGCTAATGGGAAAAACGATGAGAAAGGAGAAGCATGCTGGCAGACAGCACCTGCTTTTTCTCTAGCCATAAAACAGCATTGAGATCTGTCTGATATTGGAAGATCTGGGTTTTTGGAAATGGGATGATTTAGTCTTCTCAACCCAAATTTAGCAATAGCGCATACTTTCTAAAGATTTAAAGAGAGAATTGGGAaagcaaaaatgggaaaaattaggGTGAAATTAAGTCCTTATTGGTAAGGAGTGTAATTGCATTCAAAAACAACTGGGGTTAATAAGAATAACAGGAGCTAAGAGTTCCCAACAGGGTAGGAATATGGTGTATAAAGGAAAGGGCCGGAGAAGAGGAAGGGGGAAGTGAGGAAGGGGCATCAATAGCATTCCCCATCAAACTGCCCCCAGAAAGGAATGGTGGAAGTTTAGAACAAGGCCAGCCACCAGTCCAGAGCAACCTGCTCTGAAGGAGCAGCCTGCAGGGGATCCCCAATCGGTATCTAAACAGCCAGGCTGCATTGTGGCTTGGGGTGACCAGTCCAAGGTGACTGCATAGGGAGAGAATCACAAGAGGCAGGAGAGCGCAGAAGTGCTCTGTTAGCCACCCAAGAAGCTTACCTTACAGAGTAACCACCCCCTCCACACCCGCCCCCGCCCACAGTGTGACACACTGCTGTCCAGACTGACAGAATTGCAGGAAAAGTACAAGGCCAGCCAGAAGGAGATGGGGCAGCTGCAGATGGAGCAGTGTGAGCTCCTGGAGGATCAGAGGAGGATGCAGGAGGAGCAGGGCCAGCTGCAGGAAGAGCTGCACAGGCTCACACTGCCACTGCCCAAGAGTGGCCTCTTACTCAAGGTAACTCTGCCAGAGGCAGCTGCTAACTGTGGGGAAGCTGCTCTGAGAAGCTTCCCTGTGTGActagggaaaaataaaagggTGGGGATTGAACTTTTTCTTCTTACCAACCACTCCTTACTTTCTCACCACTCTGCCCAAACCAAAAAGCTCCATAGAGCCAATTAGAGTTTTTCTTATGAGGGCTTTAAATCTTAAAATACCTTTTATACTCTGGAATCTGTGCAGCAgtttatatttagatatttagtCCATCTGGAGAAAATGCACCTGAAACCACTTTATAAACTACAAAATATATCCCAACGTAAGAGACGGTTGCTACTTTTAGCAGGTCTCCATAGAAAGACTCCCCCTGTCCCCAGATGGGCTCTGTGAAGTCAACCCTGAGATTCTTCAGGGAATTGTTCACAGTGGGGATGAGGCACCAAGGAGGCATCAGACTTTCTGTGTAAACACCACAATCCCTTGCCTCCTTCCTTCTACTCCACCTCAGAGTCAGGAGCTACTCACCAAATTAGAAGACCTGTGTGAGCTGCAGCTGCTCTACCAAGGCATGCAGGAGGAACAGAAGAAGCTGATACAGAACCAAGACTGTGTATTAAAAGAACAATTAGAGATCCACGAAGAGCTGCGACATTTCAAAGAGTCTCATTTCCAGGAAGTGTTGGAGAATCCTGATGATTCCAAattggctaagtcctcaaaatgTAATCGAAACAAGGTAACCATAGCAAGAGGTAGGGAGACAGTTCTCCTGAGCACAACAGCATGGCAGGGAGAGTGGGCACCGCCGAAGGGTCAGAGTTGGGAAGGCGTGTTTGGCCAGGGGTAAGGATAAGGCAAAAGCCCTGCCCTTCACCAGCTGTGACCACTCACAGGCTCCATTAAGAGGTGGCTTTTAGATACGGCCTGAGGACCTCACCTAGATGCCATTATCCTTTATCACACATATTCACAGTGCCCAGTTGAAGCACTATGAGCACTCAGGGCAGAGCTGAGATGACCGGAAGTCTGTCATCAGATCATTTGACTCATTCCCAGTAAGATGTGTAATATCAGTTTGGTGTTTGTTTGGATTCCTTTGGACTGACTCTAAATGTCATCTTTTTCTTGAGTGGAAAAGTACACTTCTCAGTTATCAAAATCTATCACCTTTGGTGTTCTCTGTGAGGCAAATTTGGGGCCTTTCATTTCCAAGAGAAGAATTCCTAGCATATGGGGTTCTTAGTACTGACCACACTATCTTCATTGGAACTTTGGTGGCAGTAACAGAGCAAGGTCACAGGGGTTAGACCAGAAAATCGATGCCTCTCAAGTACCAGCAAGGGGTCATGCAGATGAGGTGACACAGGTGGAGATCACCGTACAATTCTATTCAGGGTTGGGGGATAAAGTTGTTCTGACATCTCAGCGTGGGCAAGGAGGGGCAGGTAGACAGTTTCAGTTTAGGCCAAATCTATTCATTCCAATCTTACTCTGAACAAGGAGAACCAGGAAGTAGCAGAAGTCAACACTGTGAGGCTGGATCATATTCCAGGGGCATCAGATGTCCAGGCTGGAGGCCTGGGTAACACAGCTGGGAACCAGGTATAAAATATTTCCTTAACTGATCAGATCTCATCCTGGACATCAGCAGCCAAGAAGCCAGGCCCAGAGAGCCTGGGAAACATGCCCAGAGGCCAGATTCAGAATAGGGGCAGGAGATACAGGAACTAATAGTGAGACTTTGATTCCAATTCTTCATATTGCCACATTCAAGGCCGGGGCTGATTTTAGAACTAGGGGTGGGCGAGGGGACTGAGCCTGAAGGTCAGGATAACAGATATACCTGACTGAGAAGAGGGTGTGGTAGGGAGTCAGGGTGTTCTGGAAACCCACTCGGCACTGCTTCAAGGAGACAGGGATGTATCAAAGTGCAGAAACCAGCCAAAATGGGAGCCTGGAAATCATGGAGTATCTGCCCTGGGGAGATTTTCCCAAATGAGCAAGAAACTGATACATGCCAGTTACCTGTAGGCTAAGTCAGAGACATAGGCCGGGGTGAGGTGGAAATGTAGGCGTGCCATTCTCTAAGGTGTGCTCTCAGACGTCTGTACCAGGAGAGGTGCAGCTGGAAGGACTGAAGTGTCAGAGTAATGATACtgtctccccacccctgcccccagcaaTCCAAGCTGCTCATGGAGCAGATGCAGGCCCTGCAGGTGCTGTATGAAGCCGGTCAGGCGGAGCAGGAGCTCTTGCAGCAAGAGCAAGGGAGGCTCCTAGAGGAGCGGAAGAGGCTGCAGGCAGACTTGCAGCTCTGCCTGGAAGAAATGCAGCTGCTTCAAATCCAGTCCCCTTCTATAAAAATGAGCCTTGAGTCCTACGGGAAGAGCTATGGTAGCATGGTCCCCAGCAATGAGAACTGTCGCAAGACTTATGATACCACTGTGGATGACAATGAGAGCTATTA
This DNA window, taken from Pongo pygmaeus isolate AG05252 chromosome 6, NHGRI_mPonPyg2-v2.0_pri, whole genome shotgun sequence, encodes the following:
- the CCDC136 gene encoding coiled-coil domain-containing protein 136 isoform X19 is translated as MEAGAGAGAGAAGWSCPGPGPTVTTLGSYEASEGCERKKGQRWGSLERRGMQAMEGEVLLPALYEEEEEEEEEEEEVEEEEEQVQKGGSVGSLSVNKHRGLSLTETELEELRAQVLQLVAELEETRELAGQHEDDSLELQGLLEDERLASAQQAEVFTKQIQQLQGELRSLREEISLLEHEKESELKEIERELHLAQAEIQSLRQAAEDSATEHESDIASLQEDLCRMQNELEDMERIRGDYEMEIASLRAEMEMKSSEPSSSLGLSDYSGLQEELQELRERYHFLNEEYRALQESNSSLTGQLADLESERTQRATERWLQSQTLSMTSAESQTSEMDFLEPDPEMQLLRQQLRDAEEQMHGMKNKCQELCCELEELQHHRQVSEEEQRRLQRELKCAQNEVLRFQTSHSVTQSSPTPDPPIFSLPLVGLVVISALLWCWWAETSS
- the CCDC136 gene encoding coiled-coil domain-containing protein 136 isoform X18; the protein is MEAGAGAGAGAAGWSCPGPGPTVTTLGSYEASEGCERKKGQRWGSLERRGMQAMEGEVLLPALYEEEEEEEEEEEEVEEEEEQVQKGGSVGSLSVNKHRGLSLTETELEELRAQVLQLVAELEETRELAGQHEDDSLELQGLLEDERLASAQQAEVFTKQIQQLQGELRSLREEISLLEHEKESELKEIERELHLAQAEIQSLRQAAEDSATEHESDIASLQEDLCRMQNELEDMERIRGDYEMEIASLRAEMEMKSSEPSSSLGLSDYSGLQEELQELRERYHFLNEEYRALQESNSSLTGQLADLESERTQRATERWLQSQTLSMTSAESQTSEMDFLEPDPEMQLLRQQLRDAEEQMHGMKNKCQELCCELEELQHHRQVSEEEQRRLQRELKCAQNEVLRFQTSHSVTQNEELKSRLCTLQKKYDTSQDEQNELLKMQLQLQTELRQLKVMKSTLVENQSEKELLCRLQKLQLQHQNVTCEKEKLLERQQQLQEELQCHEAELQHLRDTVASFKESSEKDTETHTQLQEMKHLYQASKDELERQKHMYDQLEQDLLLCQLELKELKASQPILEDKGKCANKCDTLLSRLTELQEKYKASQKEMGQLQMEQCELLEDQRRMQEEQGQLQEELHRLTLPLPKSGLLLKHFEEMVAKVLIKLQAVQAMYQISQEEHSQLQEQMEKLLAKQKDLKEELDACEREFKECMECLEKPLAPQSDKNEIKELQTKLRELQLQYQASMDEQGRLLVVQEQLEGQLQCCQEELRQLREKRPSVVKEARGKNANKNVNKNANGVKMKKVTKPRSDTSESDLETGKSLEVVLYYKASQRKLDGLAKEEEKKEEMEEEKKEEVKEEAKEQCGDELVAEPADPGEAKSTEDQEENEEDKEEEEKEEDSEEEEDDVDPSLESAEENNPLRLSESKKNMFGLWKPMVFLAIAAVALYVLPNMRQQESEFCLME
- the CCDC136 gene encoding coiled-coil domain-containing protein 136 isoform X5 gives rise to the protein MEAGAGAGAGAAGWSCPGPGPTVTTLGSYEASEGCERKKGQRWGSLERRGMQAMEGEVLLPALYEEEEEEEEEEEEVEEEEEQVQKGGSVGSLSVNKHRGLSLTETELEELRAQVLQLVAELEETRELAGQHEDDSLELQGLLEDERLASAQQAEVFTKQIQQLQGELRSLREEISLLEHEKESELKEIERELHLAQAEIQSLRQAAEDSATEHESDIASLQEDLCRMQNELEDMERIRGDYEMEIASLRAEMEMKSSEPSSSLGLSDYSGLQEELQELRERYHFLNEEYRALQESNSSLTGQLADLESERTQRATERWLQSQTLSMTSAESQTSEMDFLEPDPEMQLLRQQLRDAEEQMHGMKNKCQELCCELEELQHHRQVSEEEQRRLQRELKCAQNEVLRFQTSHSVTQNEELKSRLCTLQKKYDTSQDEQNELLKMQLQLQTELRQLKVMKSTLVENQSEKELLCRLQKLQLQHQNVTCEKEKLLERQQQLQEELQCHEAELQHLRDTVASFKESSEKDTETHTQLQEMKHLYQASKDELERQKHMYDQLEQDLLLCQLELKELKASQPILEDKGKCANKSQELLTKLEDLCELQLLYQGMQEEQKKLIQNQDCVLKEQLEIHEELRHFKESHFQEVLENPDDSKLAKSSKCNRNKQSKLLMEQMQALQVLYEAGQAEQELLQQEQGRLLEERKRLQADLQLCLEEMQLLQIQSPSIKMSLESYGKSYGSMVPSNENCRKTYDTTVDDNESYYKSYTSTQTSSESFLKSYDSSTSASEAYGKSYCTTSNSSITYKKSYGSTSSSDTCQKSFVSSCTDEEPAEPEDMEHFEEMVAKVLIKLQAVQAMYQISQEEHSQLQEQMEKLLAKQKDLKEELDACEREFKECMECLEKPLAPQSDKNEIKELQTKLRELQLQYQASMDEQGRLLVVQEQLEGQLQCCQEELRQLREKRPSVVKEARGKNANKNVNKNANGVKMKKVTKPRSDTSESDLETGKSLEVVLYYKASQRKLDGLAKEEEKKEEMEEEKKEEVKEEAKEQCGDELVAEPADPGEAKSTEDQEENEEDKEEEEKEEDSEEEEDDVDPSLESAEENNPLRLSESKKNMFGLWKPMVFLAIAAVALYVLPNMRQQESEFCLME